The nucleotide window AATGTCGCACCTAAATTGATTTTAAACTTTGGCAtttcaagcataaataaattatatttcatctTGTTTTTATTGAAAGTAAGTGTGTGCAAATACGAAAATGGTGCTGGACAATTAATTGTCtagttttttaattgttaaatagTCATTGGTTTAGTGGCTGGAGCATCGCAAAAAAATCCAGGTAAACAAGTGatgtgaaaaaaagaaaaacaccagCTTTTGGTAAAATGTGTTAATGTTTGTACATATTATGTCTGCACTCTTTTGATTTGCGATATGCGAATTTATTATAAACCAATTTTTCAATCATTTACTCTGAATTTCCGTTCATTTTTGATGACTGCATAAAATTACATATAaggagcacatacatacatacatacatttaaaatgcatattgtattaaaacaattataataCTTTTCCTTAGGTGCAAATAACAAATAGGAAACGGAAaacgaataaaaatataatattcacaATAATGGCTGCAATGTTTAAGTTCTAGAGTTACGCGCCCAACCAAAGTAAAAAGCTCGTGGGGAAAAATGCCAGAAAAACGGAATACGCCTCATGAACTGCGTGTCTACAAGATTGTGATACTTGGAGACGGTGGTGTTGGTAAATCGGGCAAGTTAGCAACAACGCACAACTCAGATAAATAGATcttaataatatacaatttttttttttgccattacAGCTGTAACTTTGCAATTCGTAAGTCATAGCTTTACGGACTATCACGACCCAACCATCGGTAAGTGAATACTATGAATTAAAATAGAAAGATGTCTTATATATAATAACTTCTTTGCAGAGGACTCCTATCAGCAACAAGCAGTGATTGATGGCGATGCCGCGTTACTGGACATACTCGACACTGCTGGCCAGGTTGAGTTTACAGCCATGCGTGATCAGTATATGCGTTGCGGTGAAGGTTTCATAATATGCTACTCAGTGACGGATCGACATAGCTTTCAAGAGGCATCCGAGTATCGTAAACTAATACAACGCGTACGACTATCCGAAGACATACCATTAGTACTAATAGCAAACAAAATAGACTTGGTGTTAGCACGAAAGgtatcattattattttctgcTAAATATAAGtgcttacaaatattaaattaatgctGCTTAAGCAGGTAACCACTGAGGAGGGCAAAAATTTGGCAAATCAGTTTGGCTGTCCGTTCTTTGAGACTTCCGCATGCGAACGACACTGCATTGACGAACCATTCTACACGCTCGTACGCGAAATACGTCGCAAAGAGGTaaacgaaatgttttttatatttttatttcatatttgaatGCTTTTCTAACGCAACAGGCACAAGGCAGTGGCACAAGTTCAGAAAAGTTACACTCTCGTCGACGCAGCCGCTGGTGGCGTATACGCTCAATATTCGCTTTGGTCTTTCGACGCCGTAGAAATCTGAATTAAGCATGcgtctaaataaaataatagctaACGTTGCGAAGTAAAGTATATAATCAAATTGGATTTATTAAAAACGCACACAACAAATCGGTAGTGATATTTGGCCTGCAACTGAGAGGGTTGTACATGCAACacaaaattttcgttttatactaacaacaataacaaaagcatttAAATCAGCGAACTTTTCTACTGCTCAAATCAACTTATACTAAGTTCTTTGCCACTTCTAATAAGGTATGTAACTACTTGTGCGCCGTCAAAGTGTATGCCAATTTGCTGCGTATAGCCAAGCTATGACTCAATATAGattatcttaatttatttttttgcgcctgtatttaattctttttttacatGCAAAGTGAACTTTCTTATAGTTTTTGGTTCGCGTCATTATTTTATAACGGTTTGCTCAAATGTCAAAGGTGCAAAGACAGTGAAAAATTCggtgtgattttattttttgtgtttttgttttgcctaAATGGGAAGAAAATCGTGTGAGTACGAAAGCTCGTGTGATAGATTTGTAcgctaaaaagtgaaaaaagaaaactatttgAAGAATTTATTCACATATAAAACGGAAGAGTgcgtaattttcaaaaatatctctTAAAACAGCAATAAACTACTTTTCAACCTGTCCCtcaaatacgtatgtatgtgtataatatgtattacatacatatagaattgtatataaatacaaaataaatgctaGAGCATGCAACATGACaactaataaattataaatattatacaggAAGtaacataaaattacaaattcttAACATTTTACTCCAATAATTCAATAAATCTTTAATagcaaatatttactatacttCCGTAAAGCAGTTAGGTGGCTtaatacaatatacaaatacaaaaaacaaatagtgAATATGTTAAGTATGTGAAACAATAACTAACTAGTTAATTTAAATAGAACTtgttaattttatgcaaatacaaaCACTTGATAGCTCTGAAACTCTTATCCCAAAAAGTGATAAACAAACTATTGAATGCGCCTAACAGCGCAAATTCTAATATGGGCCATATTCTGTAATTATAaggatttgttgaaaaaatgtacTATACTAACAGTCTGCAAAAAAAATTCCCCCTACATATTGtactactactattaaaaattgttacagATGTGTTAACTAGTTGAAAATTTACATGTAAAATGTACTCAACATAAATAgttgattttgaattttgaattcaaaatacATAAGtcaaactatataaatatagttgacAAAATATAGctgagttatatatatatagcattaatttgaaaaagctttaatatatttatatttattattttatttttattgttaaataatatgtaatttattttatttgtttttatttatgaaatgtgtaaatatatatcttatTGTACCTGGGTGAAATAATATTACTTTTACAAGCACAAAAGATTACACAAACACTCGGGTATCATGttccaataaaaattatagcataacaataaataacaagatTATAGCAGACATTGATATGGTCAAATACTAActacataaaaaattgaaactaTAAGTTCCTTTGTTGTTGAatggtttatttaaatttatatttattgattgtataattaattaatttatttttttatttttatagaagtAAGTTTAGTTTTAATTGACTTTGTGTATATGTTTCACAATTGATGCTTGAAAGTTGTTAACTTGTGTTTTGTACAGAAGCATATTATTTGAACTCCGAGagataaaaacaatttaaatatatacgactattttttgttataaacacaaatacatatatgtatttatttttattgtttaaattttgttatttttattttactgtgtactgtgtacaaatttatttcatataattcagttaataataattaagtttaaatatataaattatacaattaaattattgatgaaagtaaatgtttaaaaatccaaaaattaaataatattatactttATGTCTCCTAATAtcattacaaaataaatcagAATATTGCGAAATggaattttgtttgatttacgTATAACTATATGTTTGGTGGATCTGATTTCAACTTTGAGGTTAGGTAACGTAATAAATGCATATCAAAGCTCCCAACTAAACTTGCGTTTACCCAatcaaaacagcaacaacaagacagTAACGTTAAGAATGTTTTGGGTACAAAATCATTGTAATTTTATACCTAATTTCGACATTTGtgaatataatatttagatcaaaagaaaaaattttgtttaaaaatattgctcTTCTTTTTGTagaatacaaataatattttgcttCTAAAATCATCTCTTTAAGGTTTAATGGTACCAAAAGAAGCAAGTTTTAGGtaaaatttatgttcaaaatagGTATAATTACTGAAAATACACGGTATACAGAATTCCAAGATATGGTAACCTTAATGTGTACGCGGTAACAAAGTATGGCAACACCACCGCCGCGATGGAACGTGCGAATTGTTTTGGTTTTTCGTTTGCACGTTTTTGAATACTTGATTTGGAATTATCGACAACTTCTAGAAAAATAAGTTATTATAATGAAAACTGAAAAGAATGATAGTAAAAGTGATAAGCTGCGACAGCGGCTAACAAGTATGTTTAAGAAAGGAAATGTGAAAGTAGGTACACAAGTCAATGGTAAAGCCCATAAGGAAGAGTTAAAGAAGGAGCCGTTGCCAACAAAAGTGGGAATGCCGAAGAGTAAAGTCAGTGCTCAAGCTAATGGCAATGCTTCTAAGTCGGATTTAAATAAAGAACCGCTGCCGACAAAAGTGGGAAAGCTGAGAAATAAAGTCAGTGCTCAAGTTAATGGTAAAGCGTATAAGGAAGCGTTAAAGAAGGAAAAATTACCGACAAAATTGGGAAACACGAAAAGTAAAACTAATAGTAATGCTTCAAAGGTGGAGTTAAAGAAGAACGGGCAGCCGACAGAAGTGGGAAAAGCTCAAAGAAAAACCAGTACACAAGTCAATGGCAATGCTCGAAAGGAGCAGTCAAAAAAGGAGCCGCTGCCAACAAATGTGGGTCAAGCGAAAAGTAATATAAAGGCACCTTTACAAGACttgccaaaaaataataacagaaaGAGGAAGCTACAGCAAAATACTGCTCCCAAGCAGGAAAAGAAATCGGCCACAGTTccaaaaaagcagaacaaaaatgcaaaaaccgtTGGTGGAGGTAATCACCAAGAAGGCAAAGTTGATTCAAAAACTAATTCAACTACTAACGGCAAAGGTAAAAAATCTAATAACAAGAACAAGAAAGCTAAAGTGGTGAAGgaagagcaaaaaataaatttgccatTGGTACAACACAATGGTAGCAATAATGCAGAAATGTCGGGTAGCGAAGACAGCGAAGATTATTTTGATTCTGAAGAAGATTATGACTCTGATGACGCTTATAGTTTTGATGatgattattttcattatgaTCAATATGACAATGATGATTATTCTGATTCAGATTCGAATGATGAGGAATATTTTAAAGACTATGAATATGGCTATGAAGATTCTGATTGTGATTCTGATTCCGATTCTAAATATACTGAAAATACCGAAAGTGAAAATGAGTACCATTACGACTCCGATCCATTTTCCGGAGCTGATCCAGATTATGAACTTCCACGAAATGTTGCAGAAGATTTAGTCATACACAGAGGTAGGTGTTAATATTAATTTGACAAGTGCACatagtttatttaatatttatataacacacaGGCACTGCACAGAAGCATGATTTGAGCGAAGAACATAATGTTGAATTCGATAGTGATAACGATGAACCACAAGTAGTCGAATTGGTTGTAGAAAgtaaaattagtgaaataaaacAACCGGATGCATATGCAAAAACTGAATTACATAGATTAAATGTGGAGTTTATTAAACCAAATAAAACACCCGTCGTAACAAATGAATTGaaagaaaaagttgaaaatgagAATGACTGCCCACAACTAGTACCAATAGTTGATGAAGATGGATTTCAACTTTACAACCCAGACAGTGATTCTAGTGATTACAGTTCGTATGAGGAAGAGGAAGTGAGTGATGAAAGCTCTATACCTGAGGAGGATATAAACTTGAAATACACTTGCAGTGGAAATGTTTGCGATAGCGATTGTGATAGTGACGATAGTTTACCAGCAAAGAAACGAAAACCAATTTTCAATTTAGGCATTGTTAATGTAGAAAACTGCATTCCACAAGAAAATAGTGAAAGTGTGATTAGAAATGATGAAGCAGAAATTGATAAACCGATTTTAAATATGCTCCATACCGCAAAtacaaaatgtgataaaaatacaataataacagTTAACATATGTGAGCGAACAACGACTTCAGAGCCACTGGAAGAAACAGTTGAAAAGAAGTCTGATAATAAAGCTACACAAGCATCTGCTGagtatgaaaaacaaaatgtcaatgcAAATTCGCTTAATCAGCCTATAAATCAGGAAACTGAATTAGTTGCAGTGAATGAAACTGTAAACGATGATGTTGTTATGGTCACTCCAAGTCTAAACGAAGAAATTGTGGTAGCTGCTGAGAAGGAGATTGAAGATCTCAATGAGGAAATGGACGTAAGCGCTGATTTTGATGACGAGATAGCTAAAAGctttaatataaatgaaatcatAAACCATAATCAGGAAACAGCTACTTTTCGTTCAATTTTTACTAACGCTGTCAATTCAAATCTTGTACTTGTGTTGGTAAAAGAACCATTCTATTTATATGGAACAGTTACTGCAACACTTTTAGCTGGCAAAGTTGAAATATACGGTTATACACCACGTCTCAATGAAGAGTTGGAAATATTTTCACCGCGTGGCTGCTGTAGCGTTGATATAACCAGCATTCCATCAAATGCATCAGATAACGATAAAGCATACGAAAATTCAATGGATTCTCTACAATCCGCATTTAGTTCAGTTGATTTGGAGCGCATAGAGAAGGCTTTTGAAAGTGGTCGCGATGCATTGTTGCTATTGCAACGTAATAATCGtcgaaagaaattgaaaaatattttcaaaaaatatatgaatgaaaatgtgttCCCCAACATGAATTCCATACAAACAGATCGACCGCTTTATGCCAGTGAATATCTACTCGATTGCGTCTTGAATATAGATACTGAAAGATCTTTGCGTATACCAAAAGAATGGCGTGACTTATACTTTACCAACAATTCGAAAGTTTTGCTGGCCGGTGGCAAGTCGGTGGGCAAGTCGACGCTGCTCCGTTATCTATTAAATCGTCACTTAGAGCACAGTGAACGTGTGCTTGTCATTGATCTCGATATTGGACAAGCGGAACTTTTCACACCACAAACTGTTTCCTGCACTGTTTTGACACAGCCTTTGCTGGGACCTGGCTTCTTTCTCAATCACCAACCTACACGTGCGTATGCTGTAGGACATTGCAACATTATACTTTGTGCTCAAGCGTATATGCGCGCcgttaaaaagttaattgattACTGTAATTCAAACAAGGAATTTGCGGAGATGCCTTGGCTGATTAACACAATGGGTTATAATAAAGGATTTGGCTTGGAAGTGATGCACGTTATTACACAGTTGATAAGACCAACCGATGTAGTGCAATTGCAAAGTAACagagaaattaataattttgatattttgttgCATTCACATGCGTTAGCGCGGTTAGAGCGTACGATTTACACACAGGATGAATTCAAAGCGCAGAAGAGTGATTCAGCAACGGTGGAGTATCGACTGCATATTTTATCCTCAGCTATATTGCAAGAGAGTCGCTATCAACGAGATTGGGAAATGAGTGCTAAAGATTTGCGTTACGCAACTTTGCTATCGCGACTGAGCGATGTGTTGCAGGGCAGTGCTGAGTGGCTGACCGATTGTATGCCATTtgggtaaaaaattaaaaagttaaaaaatattaattcacaaTTGCTCTTAATGCGTCTCTCTCATTTTTAGCGTATTTATTGACAAGTTACAGCTAGTGAATTTGGTTTCCAATAAATCGTCACGCGAAGAGCTGATCCACGCTTTCGAAGCAAATTTAGTGTACTTGTGTCGGAAGGAagtggaaaatgaaaataatgaaccAATTGAATGTTTCGGCAttggttagtttttttttttcaaattgtttcactatttaatatgtGCATTTTTACAGGTATTGTGCGCGCCATTGACcacaaaaaattatacctaCTGCCGGCGATGTCTTACGACAAATTGAGCGTAGTGAATTGCTTAGCTTTGGGTGAAATGCCGCTACCGGCATCATTGTTCACAAATCAAGGACCCAGAGTGTGTCATATGGCGGCTTATCTTTACAATACAGTTGATGCGAAAACTTCCAAATCGATTAAGCAAATTTATCATCGCCCAACACAATTTCTGACAGGGAAACATAAAAACGTGCTTGGCGAATAGTTTAACAATTACATTTCTGTATCCTCTGTTAATTATACTTAATGAAATAATGAGTAAAACATGGACTGCATAACCGGCTTTATCTTTTAACATTGTATTATATTCACTTAAAATCATACACTTTCATTGAACTGCTGTTTATTAATGCGACAGTACATGTCGGCCTTTAAGTATGCGGCGCATTAACACACGACGTCCCTCTGGTGTAGACATACGCGTGTCCCAACCATGTACGTTTATGCGTTTCACTTCGCGTGGCTTGGGGAAGTGGCAACGAAGCTTAGTCTTCAATATTGTGCGATTGAAAACATGTGCCTCCCGATTTATTATGACTTGCGCAACATTGACAGCACCAAGCAACGATCTGTAAATTAAGTTACATTACTACCATAAGCAATAactgaaatatttcataaataccgGCTTAACGCATTTAAGAAGGACATTTCTAAGCTGAATTTAGCTAAtagcaaatcaaaataagaattATGTATGCAGGTGATATTCGATTCttataagtaaaaaatcagctgttatacaggTGGTATGTTCAGTGCGAGGCGATGCTGCCAACtagttataaatttttagatttttca belongs to Zeugodacus cucurbitae isolate PBARC_wt_2022May chromosome 6, idZeuCucr1.2, whole genome shotgun sequence and includes:
- the LOC105214530 gene encoding GTP-binding protein Rit2 isoform X1, translating into MPEKRNTPHELRVYKIVILGDGGVGKSAVTLQFVSHSFTDYHDPTIEDSYQQQAVIDGDAALLDILDTAGQVEFTAMRDQYMRCGEGFIICYSVTDRHSFQEASEYRKLIQRVRLSEDIPLVLIANKIDLVLARKQVTTEEGKNLANQFGCPFFETSACERHCIDEPFYTLVREIRRKEAQGSGTSSEKLHSRRRSRWWRIRSIFALVFRRRRNLN
- the LOC105214530 gene encoding GTP-binding protein Rit2 isoform X2 — encoded protein: MPEKRNTPHELRVYKIVILGDGGVGKSAVTLQFVSHSFTDYHDPTIEDSYQQQAVIDGDAALLDILDTAGQVEFTAMRDQYMRCGEGFIICYSVTDRHSFQEASEYRKLIQRVRLSEDIPLVLIANKIDLVLARKVTTEEGKNLANQFGCPFFETSACERHCIDEPFYTLVREIRRKEAQGSGTSSEKLHSRRRSRWWRIRSIFALVFRRRRNLN
- the LOC105214525 gene encoding polynucleotide 5'-hydroxyl-kinase NOL9, which encodes MKTEKNDSKSDKLRQRLTSMFKKGNVKVGTQVNGKAHKEELKKEPLPTKVGMPKSKVSAQANGNASKSDLNKEPLPTKVGKLRNKVSAQVNGKAYKEALKKEKLPTKLGNTKSKTNSNASKVELKKNGQPTEVGKAQRKTSTQVNGNARKEQSKKEPLPTNVGQAKSNIKAPLQDLPKNNNRKRKLQQNTAPKQEKKSATVPKKQNKNAKTVGGGNHQEGKVDSKTNSTTNGKGKKSNNKNKKAKVVKEEQKINLPLVQHNGSNNAEMSGSEDSEDYFDSEEDYDSDDAYSFDDDYFHYDQYDNDDYSDSDSNDEEYFKDYEYGYEDSDCDSDSDSKYTENTESENEYHYDSDPFSGADPDYELPRNVAEDLVIHRGTAQKHDLSEEHNVEFDSDNDEPQVVELVVESKISEIKQPDAYAKTELHRLNVEFIKPNKTPVVTNELKEKVENENDCPQLVPIVDEDGFQLYNPDSDSSDYSSYEEEEVSDESSIPEEDINLKYTCSGNVCDSDCDSDDSLPAKKRKPIFNLGIVNVENCIPQENSESVIRNDEAEIDKPILNMLHTANTKCDKNTIITVNICERTTTSEPLEETVEKKSDNKATQASAEYEKQNVNANSLNQPINQETELVAVNETVNDDVVMVTPSLNEEIVVAAEKEIEDLNEEMDVSADFDDEIAKSFNINEIINHNQETATFRSIFTNAVNSNLVLVLVKEPFYLYGTVTATLLAGKVEIYGYTPRLNEELEIFSPRGCCSVDITSIPSNASDNDKAYENSMDSLQSAFSSVDLERIEKAFESGRDALLLLQRNNRRKKLKNIFKKYMNENVFPNMNSIQTDRPLYASEYLLDCVLNIDTERSLRIPKEWRDLYFTNNSKVLLAGGKSVGKSTLLRYLLNRHLEHSERVLVIDLDIGQAELFTPQTVSCTVLTQPLLGPGFFLNHQPTRAYAVGHCNIILCAQAYMRAVKKLIDYCNSNKEFAEMPWLINTMGYNKGFGLEVMHVITQLIRPTDVVQLQSNREINNFDILLHSHALARLERTIYTQDEFKAQKSDSATVEYRLHILSSAILQESRYQRDWEMSAKDLRYATLLSRLSDVLQGSAEWLTDCMPFGVFIDKLQLVNLVSNKSSREELIHAFEANLVYLCRKEVENENNEPIECFGIGIVRAIDHKKLYLLPAMSYDKLSVVNCLALGEMPLPASLFTNQGPRVCHMAAYLYNTVDAKTSKSIKQIYHRPTQFLTGKHKNVLGE
- the LOC105214527 gene encoding 39S ribosomal protein L34, mitochondrial; protein product: MSFLNALSRSLLGAVNVAQVIINREAHVFNRTILKTKLRCHFPKPREVKRINVHGWDTRMSTPEGRRVLMRRILKGRHVLSH